In Deinococcus taeanensis, one DNA window encodes the following:
- a CDS encoding PAS domain-containing sensor histidine kinase has product MVWTCTPTGAFSEDQPGWRAFTGQTTEELLGWGWLDAIHPADRARIQRDWQRAQETQTLYVAEERLRRRDGQYRVMQVRAAPIPDRDGSIREWVGAHSDVTEHKLAEMQLRRSEERFRRLVEASPTGIAIGALDGTLQLPNDAYLRMLGWTREDYDAGSVNWAAHTPPEYAAADEQAFRQAVEQGTSEPYEKDMLRRDGTRFPVGLVLARSDQHDETFVVGYVQDLSLQKAAERALREHGQDLERRVAERTRTLTERTAALDAFVHFTELAATTTRLEDLTQHAVDVLRATVGPVSVAYYELRGQLWQAVAWSEDIPQEALAMIQAGVPLDQPAFARAVRAQQATYMEEWNADREGLTDSHMYGAGALYPFYADGAPVGLLNMATMQERSWSGRDKAIFRAVGRSFALALERNEQTRQLQLRTHELERSNGELERFAFAASHDLQEPLRTIASYSELLQVRYGAQLDDRGRVYLSHMTGAAQRMKALIDDLLVFSRLNAVRDPLHPVDANRSLHEALAQLQALLDQSDAHIEAAPLPTVLGHESDLTQLFQNLIGNAVKFRRPGVRPVVQVSARAADGMWHFSVTDNGIGIEPQYQERVFGLFQRLHRRETYEGTGLGLSIVRKIAERHGGRAWLESTPGGGTTVHFTLCPAERCLDGGAGAVSS; this is encoded by the coding sequence ATGGTGTGGACCTGCACCCCCACGGGAGCGTTCAGTGAAGATCAGCCGGGTTGGCGCGCCTTTACCGGGCAGACCACCGAGGAGCTGCTCGGGTGGGGCTGGCTGGACGCAATTCATCCAGCGGACCGGGCCCGCATTCAGCGCGACTGGCAGCGGGCGCAGGAGACGCAGACGCTGTACGTCGCGGAGGAGCGCCTCAGGCGCCGTGATGGGCAGTACCGCGTCATGCAGGTGCGCGCCGCCCCGATCCCTGACCGGGACGGTTCCATTCGTGAGTGGGTCGGCGCACACAGCGACGTCACGGAACACAAGCTGGCGGAAATGCAGCTGCGCCGCAGCGAGGAACGCTTCCGGCGTCTCGTCGAGGCGAGCCCCACCGGGATCGCCATCGGCGCGCTGGACGGCACCCTGCAGCTGCCCAACGACGCGTACCTCCGGATGCTGGGGTGGACGCGCGAGGACTACGATGCGGGCAGCGTGAACTGGGCGGCGCATACGCCCCCGGAGTACGCGGCGGCCGACGAACAGGCCTTCCGGCAGGCGGTTGAACAGGGGACGTCCGAGCCGTACGAGAAGGACATGCTCCGCCGGGACGGAACCCGCTTTCCGGTCGGACTGGTGCTCGCGCGCAGCGATCAGCATGATGAGACGTTCGTGGTGGGGTACGTGCAGGACCTCAGCCTGCAGAAAGCGGCGGAGCGGGCGCTGCGTGAGCACGGTCAGGATCTCGAACGCCGCGTGGCGGAACGGACCCGCACGCTGACGGAACGCACCGCGGCTTTGGACGCCTTCGTGCATTTCACCGAGCTCGCGGCCACCACGACGCGCCTGGAGGACCTCACGCAGCACGCGGTGGACGTGCTGCGCGCCACGGTCGGCCCGGTCAGCGTCGCGTACTACGAGCTGCGGGGGCAGCTGTGGCAGGCGGTTGCCTGGTCTGAGGACATTCCGCAGGAGGCGCTCGCCATGATTCAGGCTGGCGTGCCGCTCGACCAGCCTGCCTTTGCGCGGGCCGTCCGCGCACAGCAGGCCACCTACATGGAAGAGTGGAACGCCGACCGTGAAGGCCTGACGGACTCACACATGTACGGCGCCGGCGCGCTGTACCCGTTCTACGCGGACGGCGCGCCGGTGGGGCTGCTGAACATGGCCACCATGCAGGAGCGCAGCTGGTCTGGCCGGGACAAGGCTATTTTCCGCGCGGTCGGCCGGAGCTTCGCGCTGGCCCTTGAACGGAACGAGCAGACGCGGCAGTTGCAGCTGCGCACGCACGAACTGGAACGCTCCAACGGCGAACTGGAACGCTTTGCGTTCGCGGCCTCACACGACCTTCAGGAGCCGCTGCGCACCATCGCCAGTTACAGTGAACTGCTGCAGGTCCGCTACGGGGCGCAGCTTGACGACCGCGGCCGCGTGTACCTGTCGCACATGACCGGCGCCGCCCAGCGGATGAAGGCCCTGATCGACGATCTGCTCGTGTTCTCCCGGTTGAACGCCGTGCGGGACCCGCTGCACCCCGTTGATGCCAACCGGTCACTGCACGAAGCGCTGGCGCAGCTGCAGGCCCTGCTGGACCAGTCGGACGCTCACATTGAGGCGGCGCCCCTCCCCACCGTATTGGGCCACGAGAGTGACCTCACGCAGCTGTTTCAGAACCTGATCGGCAACGCCGTGAAATTCCGCCGGCCCGGCGTTCGGCCGGTGGTGCAGGTGTCTGCCCGCGCCGCGGACGGCATGTGGCACTTCAGCGTGACCGACAACGGCATCGGCATTGAGCCGCAGTATCAGGAGCGGGTGTTCGGACTGTTTCAGCGCCTGCACCGGCGGGAAACGTATGAAGGGACTGGTCTGGGCCTGTCGATTGTCCGCAAGATCGCCGAGCGGCACGGTGGCCGGGCCTGGTTGGAGTCCACGCCGGGGGGAGGAACCACCGTGCACTTCACCCTCTGCCCCGCCGAGCGTTGCCTGGACGGCGGGGCCGGCGCAGTGTCCTCCTGA
- a CDS encoding glycoside hydrolase family 26 protein, giving the protein MLKTTARTWQRRRTLTHLSITMLGLVFGQAAAAGLQSCHPAFGASIQQSAAHIEQLEGRLGCQLQHIKWFQNWDEAFNVDYARMLRARGKNLELSWQPRRLGPGGELQGVPYRRIAAGQEDAVLAAMVAGLRRLNAPVDIAFAPEMNGDWGVSQLGPDNTAADFVRAWQYIHRYFGQARVKVNLIWAPNILYPGSKSNYPALYPGDAYVAAVALDGYNWGTLRSFSAWKSFDETFGPSYRAVAALSRRPIHIGEIASTEEGGSKAAWIQGMCQALPRYPRLTKVTWFEMVAETDWRLTSSESSLQAMRQCVQPGGILAAAR; this is encoded by the coding sequence ATGCTCAAGACCACCGCACGGACCTGGCAGCGCCGCCGCACGCTGACCCACCTGTCGATCACGATGCTGGGGCTGGTCTTCGGCCAGGCCGCAGCTGCGGGGCTCCAGAGCTGCCACCCGGCGTTCGGCGCGTCCATCCAGCAGAGCGCGGCCCACATCGAACAGCTTGAGGGCCGGCTGGGCTGTCAGCTTCAGCACATCAAGTGGTTCCAGAACTGGGATGAAGCGTTTAACGTTGATTACGCCCGCATGCTGCGCGCCCGCGGCAAGAACCTGGAACTGTCCTGGCAGCCGCGCCGTCTGGGCCCGGGCGGTGAACTGCAGGGCGTTCCGTACCGACGCATCGCCGCCGGCCAGGAGGACGCCGTTCTCGCGGCCATGGTCGCTGGCCTGCGCCGGCTGAACGCTCCGGTTGACATTGCCTTCGCTCCGGAAATGAACGGTGACTGGGGCGTCTCACAACTTGGCCCCGACAATACCGCCGCGGATTTTGTGCGGGCCTGGCAGTACATCCACCGTTATTTCGGTCAGGCGCGGGTCAAGGTGAACCTGATCTGGGCTCCGAACATCCTGTACCCGGGCAGCAAAAGCAACTACCCGGCACTGTACCCGGGCGACGCCTACGTCGCGGCCGTCGCCCTCGACGGCTACAACTGGGGCACCCTGCGCAGCTTCAGCGCCTGGAAGTCGTTCGATGAAACCTTTGGGCCGTCCTACCGGGCGGTGGCGGCCCTGTCACGCCGCCCGATTCACATTGGTGAAATCGCCAGTACCGAGGAGGGCGGCAGCAAGGCAGCCTGGATTCAGGGAATGTGCCAGGCCCTGCCGCGCTACCCGCGGCTGACCAAGGTGACGTGGTTTGAGATGGTGGCGGAGACCGACTGGCGCCTCACCTCCAGCGAGTCGAGCCTTCAGGCCATGCGGCAGTGTGTTCAGCCGGGAGGCATCCTGGCCGCCGCCCGGTAA
- a CDS encoding M23 family metallopeptidase, with amino-acid sequence MSVLSLLTAPLTIWAVLALTPGVPAKDRSALCPPEPRESPAREAQWNRALNHLTVLGRSLPAAPDAQLWMPVDGVHVRDVADTWGAVREGARHHAGQDVFAPPGTFVRSSTTGVVWRIGSSVNGGQWVYVLGAGGRRYYYAHLGRVNRALREGQAVTSRTILGTVGNSGNAGATPAHLHFSVFTAYRPGEGCRFLAINPLPLLRDR; translated from the coding sequence GTGTCCGTGCTCTCCCTCCTGACGGCTCCCCTGACCATCTGGGCGGTCCTGGCCCTCACGCCGGGCGTCCCCGCGAAAGACAGGTCGGCACTCTGCCCCCCGGAACCCAGGGAGTCCCCGGCCCGCGAGGCGCAATGGAACCGCGCCCTGAACCACCTGACGGTCCTCGGCCGTTCGCTGCCCGCGGCGCCCGACGCCCAGCTGTGGATGCCCGTGGACGGCGTGCACGTCCGCGACGTGGCCGATACCTGGGGGGCCGTCCGTGAAGGTGCACGTCACCACGCCGGGCAGGATGTCTTTGCTCCTCCCGGCACCTTCGTCCGCTCGTCCACCACGGGGGTGGTGTGGCGGATTGGGAGCAGTGTCAACGGCGGACAGTGGGTGTACGTTCTGGGTGCGGGTGGCCGGCGCTACTACTACGCTCACCTGGGCCGCGTGAACCGGGCACTGCGCGAAGGTCAGGCCGTGACCAGCCGCACCATCCTCGGTACCGTCGGCAACAGTGGCAACGCGGGGGCCACGCCGGCTCACCTGCACTTCTCAGTCTTTACCGCGTACAGGCCGGGCGAAGGCTGCCGGTTCCTGGCCATCAATCCATTGCCGCTGCTACGCGACCGGTAA
- a CDS encoding alpha-hydroxy-acid oxidizing protein, with protein MGQDVTSASDVPSAHPQRAGGAPVRPLTSEEVQAIVLDFGQAARRAVDAGFDGVEIHGANGYLIQQFVSGHSNRRTDDWGGTVEKRLRFPLAIIDEIQRVVAAHAQRPFLSGYRFSPEEPHEQGLTMHDTFALIDALNGTALDYVHVSLQDFAGRPRRGGDLTCSRLEQLAERLGERTPLIGVGNVWTPDDAVRALHLGASFVALGRALLLDPEWVQKVEAGRSQDVRTVFSRHDRETLTVPEPIWRMLTSFMIKDRLTDAAD; from the coding sequence GTGGGCCAGGACGTCACCTCTGCCAGCGACGTGCCGTCCGCACACCCCCAGCGTGCCGGCGGCGCACCCGTCCGGCCGCTGACCAGCGAGGAAGTGCAGGCCATCGTCCTGGATTTCGGACAGGCGGCCCGGCGCGCCGTGGACGCCGGCTTTGACGGCGTGGAAATCCACGGCGCCAACGGGTACCTGATCCAGCAGTTCGTCTCGGGCCACAGCAACCGCCGCACCGACGACTGGGGCGGCACGGTCGAGAAGCGGCTGCGCTTCCCACTGGCGATCATCGACGAAATTCAGCGGGTCGTCGCGGCGCACGCCCAGCGGCCCTTCCTGAGCGGTTACCGGTTCTCACCGGAAGAGCCGCACGAGCAGGGCCTGACCATGCACGACACCTTCGCGCTGATAGACGCCCTGAACGGCACAGCGCTCGACTACGTGCACGTCTCGCTGCAGGACTTCGCGGGCAGACCCCGCCGCGGCGGCGACCTGACCTGCAGCCGCCTCGAACAGCTTGCCGAGCGTCTCGGCGAGCGCACACCCCTGATCGGCGTGGGCAACGTATGGACGCCAGACGACGCCGTACGCGCCCTGCACCTCGGTGCGTCGTTCGTGGCCCTCGGCCGCGCGCTGCTGCTGGATCCCGAATGGGTGCAGAAAGTCGAGGCCGGCCGCAGCCAGGACGTCCGCACGGTCTTCTCGCGGCACGACCGCGAGACGCTGACGGTGCCCGAACCCATCTGGAGGATGCTCACCAGCTTCATGATCAAAGACCGCCTCACCGACGCGGCCGACTGA
- a CDS encoding S10 family peptidase → MSDQHPKPDDQARVDVKVRLPGPNVPPEGEPQDEVRVTRHRITAGRRELAYTVTTGTLVLTEERHSRDGEAEGLRPRARVFFVAYALDGDHAPRDRPVTFSFNGGPGSSSVWLHLGLLGPRRVVMGDAGALTGPPYDLTDNAFTLLTHSDLVFIDPVSTGYSRVVDGEKPGDFHGFQKDIESVGDFIRLWTSRAGRWLSPKFLIGESYGTTRAAGLSGYLQERHGLFLNGIMLISSILDFSTVDFTPGHDLPYVLHLPTAAATAWYHGRLPGERPLAEVLREAEAFADGEYAHALHTGARQGAEDRRRVAQRYADLTGLSAEFVLRNDLRVTLARFCKELLRGEGRTVGRLDSRFTGRDRDDAGESGEYDPSLSAILGPYTAAMNHYVRVELGYESDLPYEILTGRVRPWSYKEFENRHVRVSDTLRKAMHQNPHLKVLVASGYFDFATPYHATRHTLDHLQLAPELRANLREAFYEAGHMMYVAPASLAQQATDLTDFIEWASGRAAQAP, encoded by the coding sequence ATGAGCGATCAGCACCCCAAGCCGGATGATCAGGCCAGGGTGGACGTGAAGGTCCGCCTGCCCGGCCCCAACGTGCCCCCGGAGGGCGAACCTCAGGACGAGGTGCGGGTGACCCGGCACCGCATCACGGCCGGCAGGCGGGAACTGGCGTACACCGTCACCACCGGCACCCTGGTGCTGACCGAGGAGCGGCACTCCAGGGACGGGGAAGCCGAGGGGCTGCGGCCCCGCGCGCGGGTGTTTTTTGTGGCGTACGCTCTGGACGGGGATCACGCGCCGCGTGACCGGCCCGTGACCTTCAGCTTCAATGGCGGGCCGGGCAGCAGTTCGGTGTGGCTGCACCTGGGGCTGCTGGGTCCCCGCCGGGTGGTGATGGGTGACGCCGGGGCACTGACCGGCCCGCCGTACGACCTGACAGACAACGCTTTTACGCTGCTGACGCACAGTGACCTGGTGTTCATCGACCCGGTCAGCACCGGGTACTCCCGGGTGGTCGACGGCGAGAAACCGGGTGATTTTCACGGCTTTCAGAAGGACATCGAGTCGGTCGGTGATTTCATCCGGCTGTGGACGAGCCGGGCCGGACGCTGGCTCAGTCCCAAGTTCCTGATCGGGGAGAGTTACGGCACGACCCGCGCCGCGGGCCTCAGCGGGTACCTGCAGGAGCGGCACGGCCTGTTCCTGAACGGCATCATGCTGATCAGTTCCATTCTGGATTTCTCGACGGTGGATTTCACGCCCGGACACGACCTGCCCTATGTGCTTCACCTGCCGACCGCCGCCGCGACCGCGTGGTACCACGGCCGGCTGCCCGGCGAACGGCCGCTGGCGGAGGTGCTGCGCGAGGCAGAAGCCTTTGCGGACGGAGAGTACGCGCACGCGCTGCATACCGGCGCCCGCCAGGGCGCAGAGGACCGCCGGCGCGTCGCCCAGCGCTACGCGGACCTGACCGGCCTGAGTGCGGAGTTCGTGCTCCGCAATGACCTGCGGGTCACCTTGGCGCGCTTTTGCAAGGAACTGCTGCGCGGTGAGGGCCGCACGGTGGGCCGCCTTGACAGCCGCTTCACCGGCCGGGACCGGGACGACGCGGGTGAGAGCGGCGAGTACGATCCCAGCCTCAGCGCCATTCTCGGGCCGTACACCGCGGCCATGAACCATTACGTGCGGGTGGAACTGGGTTATGAGTCTGACCTGCCGTATGAGATCCTGACGGGCCGGGTCCGCCCGTGGAGTTACAAGGAGTTTGAGAACCGTCACGTCCGGGTTTCCGACACCCTGCGCAAGGCCATGCACCAGAATCCTCACCTGAAGGTCCTGGTGGCTTCGGGGTACTTCGATTTCGCCACGCCGTACCACGCCACGCGGCACACGCTTGATCACCTGCAGCTTGCCCCGGAACTCCGGGCGAACCTGCGGGAAGCCTTCTACGAGGCCGGGCACATGATGTACGTCGCGCCGGCCAGCCTGGCGCAGCAGGCGACGGACCTGACCGACTTCATCGAGTGGGCCAGCGGCCGGGCAGCCCAGGCACCCTGA
- a CDS encoding IS6 family transposase, with the protein MSGQKLSGDRLPLAVIGHAVWHSHRFTLSSRDIEELLLERGIAVTRESIRTWCITFSDLFAQGLRHREPRRGSRWHLDEMCVDVGGVQHWLWRAVDEHGAVLDVFLQTHRDTEAATSLFHRRLGEYDVPDVIRTDKLWSDGAALRQRPVLHTVEHIQVVSTARCNNIEQSHRPTRRQERQQCGFRSRRRAQGLLDRHARITTLHHSACSTSPARPRRSHQQAAFKSWRKMVQQVT; encoded by the coding sequence CTGAGTGGTCAGAAGCTCTCCGGCGACCGGTTGCCCCTCGCGGTCATTGGACACGCTGTGTGGCACTCCCACCGCTTCACCCTCAGCTCTCGGGACATCGAAGAACTGCTGCTGGAACGAGGGATCGCCGTCACCCGCGAATCCATCCGCACCTGGTGCATCACATTCAGCGACCTCTTCGCCCAGGGCCTCCGTCATCGGGAACCACGTCGTGGTTCCCGATGGCACCTTGATGAGATGTGCGTGGATGTCGGCGGTGTCCAACACTGGTTGTGGCGGGCCGTTGATGAGCACGGCGCCGTGCTGGACGTCTTCCTTCAGACACACCGCGACACCGAGGCCGCCACATCGTTGTTCCACCGGCGACTGGGGGAATACGACGTGCCAGATGTTATTCGCACCGATAAGCTCTGGAGTGACGGTGCTGCTCTCCGGCAACGTCCCGTGCTCCACACCGTGGAGCACATCCAGGTTGTCTCCACGGCGCGCTGCAATAACATTGAACAGTCTCATCGGCCGACCCGGCGGCAGGAACGTCAGCAGTGCGGGTTCCGATCACGACGACGGGCGCAAGGCTTGCTCGACCGGCACGCCCGGATCACAACCCTGCATCATTCCGCTTGCTCCACCTCTCCCGCTCGCCCTCGACGTTCCCACCAACAGGCTGCGTTCAAGTCGTGGCGGAAAATGGTACAGCAGGTGACCTGA
- a CDS encoding MFS transporter, translating to MTRTYDVRPTDLHAPSTATQPVSTSFMTLYGLAWFGLYVALLAPVVVSMALRIGTLFPDNKAQVLSLVLGTGALFALLANPIAGMLSDRVTRTGRRRPFLIGGVLLGALGLLIIAASATIPAILLGWCLTQVGFNAAQAALSAILPDQVPEAQRGRVGGVVGVAISVGIVGGVFVAQALQANNFALFMGPAAVAVVLVTLFALTLGSRDKAAVPGSLPPLTSVRFLKSFWIDPHNARDFWWAFSGRFMLFLGLATLTTYQVFFLTDHLKVPTAQVAYTVFIATLVSTVASVIGSGAGGFLSDRTGRRKIFVIIAALIYAAALVVITRATGLDAFYIGMALAGLGQGVYLAVDLALVTDVLPNPEEAAKDLGIFNIASAAPQSLAPAIAPVFLAIGAGAASGGGNYVALFAVATMFALVGAFLVQPIRKAR from the coding sequence ATGACGCGTACGTACGACGTTCGCCCGACTGACCTTCATGCTCCCTCCACGGCCACCCAGCCGGTCAGCACCAGCTTCATGACCCTGTACGGCCTGGCCTGGTTCGGGCTGTACGTCGCCCTTCTCGCTCCGGTGGTGGTGTCCATGGCACTGCGGATCGGCACGTTGTTTCCCGACAACAAGGCGCAGGTGCTGTCCCTGGTGCTGGGTACCGGAGCGCTGTTCGCGCTGCTGGCCAACCCCATCGCCGGCATGCTCAGCGACCGCGTCACCCGCACCGGCCGCCGCCGGCCCTTCCTGATCGGGGGGGTGCTCCTCGGCGCCCTGGGGCTGCTGATCATCGCGGCCAGCGCCACCATCCCCGCCATTCTGCTCGGCTGGTGCCTCACGCAGGTCGGCTTTAACGCCGCGCAGGCTGCACTCAGCGCCATCCTGCCCGACCAGGTGCCCGAAGCCCAGCGAGGACGTGTCGGTGGCGTTGTCGGTGTCGCCATCAGTGTCGGCATTGTGGGCGGCGTGTTCGTCGCGCAGGCCCTGCAAGCGAACAATTTCGCGCTGTTCATGGGGCCTGCCGCGGTGGCAGTCGTGCTGGTCACCCTGTTCGCGTTGACGCTGGGAAGCCGGGATAAAGCCGCTGTGCCTGGCAGCCTGCCGCCCCTCACCTCCGTGCGTTTCCTCAAATCCTTCTGGATTGATCCGCACAATGCCCGGGACTTCTGGTGGGCCTTTTCGGGACGGTTCATGCTATTCCTCGGCCTGGCCACCCTCACGACCTACCAGGTGTTTTTTCTGACGGACCACCTCAAAGTGCCCACCGCGCAGGTGGCGTACACCGTCTTCATCGCGACGCTCGTTTCTACGGTCGCGTCCGTGATCGGCAGTGGCGCTGGAGGCTTCCTGTCTGACCGGACTGGCCGCCGCAAAATCTTCGTGATCATCGCCGCATTGATCTATGCCGCCGCGCTGGTCGTGATTACCCGCGCCACTGGCCTGGACGCCTTTTACATCGGGATGGCTCTCGCTGGCCTCGGGCAGGGCGTCTACCTCGCCGTGGACCTTGCGCTGGTCACCGACGTGCTGCCCAACCCTGAGGAAGCCGCGAAAGATCTCGGGATCTTCAATATTGCCTCCGCGGCACCGCAGTCTCTCGCGCCGGCGATTGCACCCGTGTTCCTGGCGATCGGGGCAGGCGCCGCGAGCGGTGGAGGCAACTACGTGGCGTTGTTTGCAGTGGCGACGATGTTCGCGCTGGTCGGGGCGTTCCTGGTGCAGCCCATTCGGAAGGCCCGCTGA
- a CDS encoding glycoside hydrolase family 3 C-terminal domain-containing protein codes for MTTTSRPDLDSLLDELTLDEQVALLAGADFWRTVPVPRLGIAQLKVTDGPAGARGGGALVGGKHTAAFPVGIALGSTWNPGLLHEIGHHLARETHAKGAGVLLAPTVNLFRSSLNGRNFEAYSEDPLLTGKLAAAYIQGLQSQGVAATVKHFAGNESEYQRGTINSVIAERALRELYLLPFEFAVKEGGTWAVMSAYNKLGDTYASEHPRLLTTILRDEWGFDGLVMSDWGGTHSGAESVRAGLDLEMPGPANARAELLEEARNDETTRQAVRTAARNVLRLIERTGTLADPRDVRDEAECDEEYADTRALIRRAGAEGAVLLKNAGILPLSDGATVAVIGPNAATAQVMGGGSAQMNAHRKVSPLEGLRAALGEDNVTYAVGCDNDKFLPVLNTPVTIEYRAADTGPVLARDTHPQGEVMWFALPDGVPQDFRAHLQATLHVSEDGEYELSLASAGLSRLSVDGEDVIDNWTAFQQGGTFLGFGSDEIRVRRTLTAGEHQIQVEFAPQAVATGMSITAFNALRIGFRRPLPDTSVHDAARIAAEADIAVICIGTNGDWETEGVDRWGLNLPGRQDELVHAVVAANPNTVILLQTGGPVLMPWLDDVQAVVQAWFPGQEAGHAIADVLLGHTDPGGRLPQTFPARLEDDPVHPETPDVQYPGEEGHVEYQEGLYVGYRHVDLHSTTPLFPFGFGLSYTTFELDAARLSTSEVQPGEPVTVTLPVRNTGTREGQTVVQVYVHDVRTTLERPEKELKGFTKVTLAPGETRDVTFTLEGRAFAYYDDTRGAWVADEGDFQLLIGQSSTDLPVRVSLRLTGEWTEQVTQA; via the coding sequence ATGACCACCACGTCACGTCCCGACCTCGACTCCCTGCTTGACGAGCTCACGCTCGACGAACAGGTCGCGCTTCTCGCCGGCGCCGACTTCTGGCGAACCGTCCCCGTCCCCCGGCTGGGCATCGCCCAGCTCAAGGTCACCGACGGCCCCGCCGGCGCCCGGGGCGGCGGCGCCCTTGTCGGCGGCAAACACACCGCCGCCTTCCCCGTCGGCATCGCCCTCGGCTCCACCTGGAACCCCGGCCTGCTCCACGAGATCGGCCACCACCTCGCCCGCGAAACCCACGCTAAGGGCGCCGGCGTCCTCCTCGCCCCCACGGTCAACCTGTTCCGCTCCTCCCTCAACGGCCGGAACTTCGAAGCCTACAGCGAAGACCCCCTCCTCACCGGCAAGCTCGCCGCCGCTTACATCCAGGGTCTCCAATCCCAGGGCGTCGCTGCGACTGTCAAGCACTTCGCCGGCAACGAAAGTGAGTACCAGCGCGGCACCATCAACAGCGTCATCGCAGAGCGCGCCCTGCGCGAACTGTACCTGCTGCCCTTCGAGTTCGCCGTAAAAGAAGGCGGAACCTGGGCCGTCATGAGCGCCTACAACAAACTGGGCGACACCTACGCCAGCGAGCACCCGCGCCTGCTGACCACCATCCTGCGCGACGAGTGGGGTTTCGACGGTCTCGTCATGAGTGACTGGGGCGGCACCCACTCCGGCGCCGAGAGCGTCCGCGCTGGCCTCGACCTCGAAATGCCCGGCCCGGCCAACGCCCGCGCCGAACTGCTTGAGGAAGCCCGGAACGACGAGACCACCCGCCAGGCCGTCCGGACCGCTGCCCGGAACGTCCTGCGGCTCATCGAACGCACCGGCACCCTCGCAGACCCCCGCGACGTGCGGGATGAAGCGGAATGCGACGAAGAGTACGCCGACACCCGCGCGCTGATCCGCCGCGCAGGCGCCGAAGGCGCCGTCCTGCTCAAGAACGCCGGCATACTGCCTTTATCCGACGGCGCCACAGTCGCTGTGATCGGCCCGAACGCCGCGACCGCACAGGTCATGGGCGGCGGCAGCGCGCAAATGAACGCCCACCGCAAAGTCAGCCCCCTTGAGGGCCTGCGCGCGGCTCTCGGCGAGGACAACGTCACCTACGCCGTCGGCTGCGACAACGACAAGTTCCTCCCCGTCCTGAACACACCCGTCACCATCGAGTACCGCGCCGCCGACACCGGTCCCGTGCTCGCCCGCGACACCCACCCACAGGGTGAAGTGATGTGGTTCGCCCTGCCGGACGGCGTCCCCCAGGACTTCCGCGCGCACCTCCAGGCCACCCTCCACGTCAGCGAGGACGGCGAGTACGAACTCAGCCTCGCGAGTGCCGGCCTCTCCCGCCTCAGCGTTGACGGAGAGGACGTCATCGACAACTGGACGGCTTTCCAGCAGGGCGGCACCTTCCTGGGCTTCGGCAGCGATGAGATCCGCGTCCGGCGCACACTCACCGCCGGTGAGCACCAGATCCAGGTCGAGTTCGCCCCACAGGCGGTCGCCACCGGCATGAGCATCACGGCCTTCAACGCGCTGAGGATCGGTTTCCGCCGTCCCCTCCCGGACACCAGCGTCCACGACGCCGCCCGCATCGCGGCTGAAGCGGACATTGCCGTCATCTGCATTGGCACCAACGGCGACTGGGAAACCGAGGGGGTCGACCGCTGGGGACTCAATCTTCCCGGACGTCAGGACGAGCTTGTCCACGCTGTCGTGGCCGCCAACCCCAACACGGTCATCCTGCTTCAGACGGGCGGCCCCGTCCTGATGCCCTGGCTCGATGACGTGCAGGCCGTCGTGCAGGCCTGGTTCCCCGGTCAGGAGGCCGGACACGCGATCGCGGACGTGCTGCTCGGCCACACCGACCCCGGCGGACGGCTCCCGCAGACGTTCCCCGCCCGCCTCGAAGACGATCCCGTTCACCCTGAAACGCCCGACGTGCAGTACCCGGGAGAGGAGGGCCACGTCGAGTACCAGGAGGGCCTGTATGTCGGATACCGGCACGTGGATCTCCACAGCACGACCCCGCTGTTCCCCTTCGGGTTCGGACTGAGTTACACCACCTTCGAGCTTGACGCAGCGCGCCTCAGCACTTCCGAGGTCCAGCCGGGCGAGCCTGTCACCGTCACCCTGCCGGTGCGCAATACCGGCACCCGCGAGGGCCAGACGGTCGTGCAGGTCTACGTTCATGATGTCCGCACCACACTGGAGCGCCCTGAAAAGGAACTCAAGGGCTTTACCAAGGTCACCCTCGCGCCTGGCGAGACCCGGGACGTGACGTTCACGCTGGAAGGACGTGCCTTCGCGTACTACGACGACACCCGTGGCGCGTGGGTGGCTGACGAGGGTGACTTTCAGCTGCTGATCGGCCAGAGCAGCACCGACTTGCCCGTACGCGTCAGCCTCCGCCTCACCGGGGAATGGACCGAGCAGGTCACCCAGGCCTGA